The genomic window CACGTCAGGAATTATTTCAGCTACTAAATGCTTATATATACAAATTAAATAGCAATTCTGGCCTGGTATATAAAACGACTTTAATTTCGGGTACGGGGGAGTACCGACACAGGAGTACACGCAAAACCATATTTCCATCGAAATCGGAGAAGACCAGAACGACCTCTGTCCCGCGGGAAGCGGTCAACGCGAGACCATGATGACCTGTTAGCAAATTCGTAACTAAGGGCTCGTTTGGTTTAAAGCCTGGACCAAATTTGCTTGGGTGAGGAGGTGCCTGGGTGCTGCCTGAGCTCCATTTGGTTGGGACCCTGGATAGCTGACTGGGTCAGGCAGGGGCTGCCTCAGCCATGCGACCGAAAACAAGCGCCCGGGTGTAGCGTCGATGTTGCCTGGGTGGGCTACTGTAGTGCTGTCTTATCAGTGCTTTTTTCtcctttatttatattattactTTGCTGTACGCTATAGTTCCTTGATGAAACGAGTGAGACTCTTATTTCTATTTCCTATTGTTTATCTGTGATCggcggcggatccaaaggggggctggggggctccagctcctctaatttcttgatttcaagcctaatcactgtagcaaaagcttgattttaTCATTAAattttcatgcaaatcaacatctccattgttttagcccccccttatcccgcatcgtgcatccgccactgtctGTGATAGGTGCAACCGAGATACATTTAGTACATTTTATTCTGTTTATTCCTTAATCATATGAATGAATTATTAGGAAAATAAAATATtaaattatttatattttatattactTTATTAAAGgttttatttatattattttgtattataataatatatattaCTCGAATGATGCTGAAGTTTTATATAGAAGaaaatatttcttttttattaaaTTTCTCAGGCATATTCTATTTCTTTTTTCACAGCCATGTGTAAAAACTTTTTGTATATTTTATATTTTCTAGTCTTTCTCTCCTCGGTTGATCATGTTCACGTTAAAATTAGCATAATGTGTGCAGTATAATTATAAttatctttctttctcatacGTTCTTTCCTTATAACATTTTTTAAATAGCTAGGAAATCTATTAACTTTATTTGTAATTGTAATTTCAAATATATTATTAATTGAGAAAATATGgatgcttttatttatttattattatttataaCCATAACCATGTAAGTTTAAATATGGTATTATACTTTTTATTAGCTTTTAAATATATAATGTATCTTTTATTAGCTTTTCTAGGCACATGCTTCCAATCAAATGAACTATCTTATAACTTGTCTAGCCAAACAAGTACTCCAGGCTTTCTTTGAGGCCCTAGCCCAGCATGTTTGCTTGTATATGATCCTAGATTATAAGctagaacattatttttctctcgtcCATATCATTTGCGACGAAACGAACGTGTTgctaagcgcgtgtttagttttcaTCCAAATTTTcaaaaaagtactacagtagccatcacatcgaatcttgcgatacgtgcatgaggcattaaatatagacgaaaaaaactaattacacaatttagttgaaaattgcgagacaaacgttttaagcctaattagttcatgattaaacactaattactaaataaaaataaaagtgctacaatagctcAAGTTCCTAAATTCaaggaactaaacacgccctaattAGCCCAATTTGATAAGAACGCGATTCTCCCCGCGGAAAAAATACGTAGGCCACTCCAGGTCGCCAGGTCTCCGTGTCAGGTCACCGCAATCCAAAGCCGCACCTTTCGCCTCCGGCGCTAGGGTTTCGCCTGCCTCCCAATTCGATCCGCGAGTGCACCAGGACCAGGTACGCCCCCACGATTCCACCCTCGGCACCCAGATTCGGGCTCTGGTTCCCCTAAATCTGTGTTTTTTCGTGGTGTCCAGGTGATCTCTTCCCCTTTGGTCTGCTGTGACGTGGGAGATGCCGCCGAAGTCTAAGAGGGGTGGCGCTGCCGCCGCGAGGAAGGCGCCGGGGGCGAGGGGCCGGATGGGGAgggcgcaggctgctgcggaggaggCGCCGGctgtggaggagatgaaggcggcgcCTTCTGAGGAGGTGAAGGTCGCCGAGGAGGCCCCGAAGGTGGTGGAGGAGCCGAAGCGGCAGCCCTCGCCTCTGCTGCCGCAACAGCTGGTGGTGGAGGAGAAAGGCTCCGATGCCGCGGCCAACGGTGCCAACCGGGGCGAAGGTATTGTTTCTGCTCCTATTTCGTGCATAGGTCGTGGACTTCTGCTGTGATCTGTCCTGCGGCCTCAGAGATTTAGATTATTAGTTGTAGCATGGCGGTTGTATTATGCAATAATCCCTATTATACTTGGTGGAACATGAACATATATTTTGGCCATTCTATTGATGACAAGCCCAGGATATTTATTTTGATGCCTGTGGCCATTTGGCATTCTGTTTTGACAAAGACTACTATAGGTTTTACTTAGTTTGAAATAGAACAAAGAAGATTATGTGTTTGTTGTAATTATGGCTGATGGGCTCTGCTCTATATGGGTCAGATATTGTTCACTGTTTTATCTTAAAATAAGCTGATGGGGGTGTGTCTTATGCTCAAATTTTTAGATGACGGAGTTGCAAAAGAAACATATGAAGAAGAGGACAAAGGCGAACGGCTGGAGTTTGAGGATGAACCAGAATATGAAGAGGAGGCTGCTGTAGACTACGATGAGAAAGATTTGGAGCAGTATGAGGAGCAATACGAGGATGGTGATGAAGAGGTGGAGTATACTGAAGATGTGGTTGAAGTGGAGACAGATATGGTGGATGAGGAACTTGATGAAGGTGGTGATGATGGGGAGGGGGAGGGATACGAAAATGCTGACGAAGAACATCATGTGGATGTGGATGATGAAGAACATAATGAAATGGTCAAAGAGCACCGCAAGCGGAAGGAGTTTGAAGTTTTTGTTGGTGGGCTGGATAAAGATGCAACAGAAAATGACCTTAGGAAGGTTTTTGGTGAAGTTGGTGAGATCACTGAAGTTCGTCTGATGATGAACCCTGTCACAAAGAAGAATAAAGGCTTTGCCTTCCTGCGATATGCAACTGTAGAGCAAGCAAGGCGTGCTGTTTCAGAGCTAAAGAATCCACTGGTTGGTCTTAAGATTGACTATTTTATGTTTCTGTATCCTTTTCACAAATGGCTTACATGTTTTATTTAATATATACTCCAGGTGCGGGGTAAACAATGTGGCGTTGCTCCAAGTCATGACAATGATACACTCTTTGTCGGCAATATCTGTAAAACATGGACAAAAGAACATGTATGACAATTGAGATTTGTTTTTGTGATTTTCATTTGCTTCTTCACTGAAGAAATAACTTGTTTTGGCTTTTGCAGTTGAAGGATAAACTGAAGAGTTATGGAGTTGAAAGTTTTGACGACTTACTACTGGTTGAGGATACTAACAATCCTGGGATGAATCGTGGCTATGCCTTGCTTGAGTTTTCTACTCGACCTGAGTCAATGGATGCTTTCAGGTTATTGCAGAAGAGGGATGTAGTCTTTGGAGTTGATCGTAGTGCAAAGGTTTCCTTTGCTGATTCCTACCCTCAAGTCGCTGACGAAATAATGGCACAGGTGACTACTTATTTTGTACAGTAATTATAACTTAAAAATCAATCATGAATTGCCCATTAACACGTGTACCCAATAGTTTCTATGTATCTACCTGATCTGTTTAAACTTTAAAGTTGTTGCATCCTGATTTATGTTATTTATGATTCAGGTCAGAACTGTATTTCTTGATGGCCTTCCTCCCTCATGGGATGAAGACCGTGTTAAGAAATATCTCAAAAAGTATGGAGCTATTGAGAAAGTCGAACTTGCTCGAAACATGCCAGCTGCCAAGAGAAAGGATTTTGGGTTTGTTACATTTGATACGCATGATAATGCTGTTGCTTGTGCTGAAGGGATAAGTAACTCTGAGATTGGTGAAGGTGATCACAAGGTGTGTTTTACAAATTGCAACTATATTTGCAGTGTCcatataaatatatattatgtcattgtgcaagtttttttttgtaatgattgcaatttCCCGATTCAGGCAAAAGTAAGGGCTAGACTGTCGCGGCCACTACAGAGACCACCTAGAATGAAGCATGGATTGAGAGGAAATTTTAGAGTCGGGCATGGTGCCCCACGAGGTGGCCGTTTACCGTATGCTCGTGCTCCTCCACCTCGCAGGCCTCCGCCACGTCTTGTTCGACCTGCTGTTAGTCGCTTACCACCCCTCAGGAGCCATCCATTGAAGCGGCCCATAGATATTAGAGATAGGAGTCCTGTTATGTCAATGCCGGATAGAGCTAGGCGTTTACCTCCTCCAGAGAGAGCTTATGACAGGAGGCCCCCAGGTTTGCAGGCCTTATATGCAACTGAATCATTTGTTTTTCAGGGCAATGTATTATAGTTGTCTCACTTCTCCCACAATTTGTTTATGTACAGCTCCAGTTTATCCGAAGAGAAGTCCAAGGAGAGAATATGGGAGGCGTGATGAACTTCCTCCTTCAAGGAGCAGAGCTACGATTGATTACAGCTCTAGAGTTCCAGTTGATAGACGTCCCTCTTTGAGGGATGATTATTCACCCCGGGGATCAGGTTATTCAGACCTAGGTCCTCATAGTGCCCCGCGTCTTTCTGATAGACGAGCTTATGCTGATGATAGTTATGGGGGGAAGTTTGACCGGCCTTTACCGGCCTATAGGGAGGGCCGTGGCCGTGATTATGACACCATTTCTGGATCAAAGCGTCCATATGCAGATTTGGTGAGTGCGGTTTATTTGTTTAAAAATGCCCAGGCCTTGAAGTTTGGTTCTCAAATCAACTTAATCATTTTAATGTTCTGTCAAGGATGACGCGCCTCGGTATCAAGAAATTGGTGTTCGTCAGTCCAAGGCACGCTTAGACTATGACATTGGCAGCAGTGCTCGGTATGGAGATGCGTATAGCGAGAGGTTGGTGGACTCGAGACcgaagtcttttcttttctttttcgccTAATCATTTATTCTATTCAACATGCTACATTTTATCCTCATAGGCCTGGACGACCACATGCGGGATATAGCAGCAGCCGATCTATCCCTGGTCATGATTCAGCATATGGCAGCAGCCGTCATAGCATGAGTTATGGAGGTATATAGTCTTTGAAGCTCTGTTATTTTTTAGGGCACCTTTAGCCATGCTCTTATTTTAATTTTCATAATGTCAATTTTCATTCTACTCTTGCAGGTTCTGCTAGCAGTGCTGATGCTGGTGGTATGTACCCACCGAGTTACAGTGGTAGCTATGGGTCTCGTGGATCTGATGTGAGTATGAAATACATCCAATTCTACTACTAACTTTTTATTTGGGATTCCTGAGTTCATTTGAATTTTGCATTTGGGCAGGTTGGTGGGAGTTCATATTCTTCGCTTTACTCCTCGGGCCGCAATTTGGGTAGCAGCAGTGGTGGCTACTATGGAGGTAGCGGTTCCAGTTCATATTACTAAGGTGCAAAATCAAATCTTTCCGCCTTTCCCGAAGTTTGTTTCATCATGCTTAAATTATTTGTACCGTCCCTCATCTCTATCACACATGCACACATCATGGTGCTATTGTTGGGGATGAGAAATGTTTCCCCTTGTGTATCAAAGATGCGGGAAGTCCAGAACCATAAACTACTTTAATTACACAGATTTGGCATCACCTCGTCTTTGTGGAACAGATTTGGCATCATAGGACGTTGGTGTAGGCCCAGCATTTTATGGAGCTCCTTGATTTAAGCCCTACAGATCTGGAAAAGAAGTGCCAAGCACCCAAGTGAGGCAATGTTTTCAAATAAGACATTTCAACGAAGCCAGACCATCGAGTTGGTTGAAGCAGTAGTCCTGAGGATGTTCTGGCTTGTTTATGTAATGTAAGGATTTGCTTTATCTGGTCAAGAGTTATGAACATAAGAGCCAGATATGGTGTTTTAAGTGTTTCGACATGTTTACTTCCAGTGTTTCTATAACGTTATTGAGACAGAAATGGAGTGTTCTTTGAGGTAGTTTCTGCAATTCAAGGTATTTGGGGATTACATCTTGTGATGTGCTGGCAAAGATCAGGCTTACAAAAGAAGCTTTACAAGGAGTGCTTCTTGTAAGGCTGTTAGTTTCTGAAAACCTTCCCTTCTCTTCTCTAGAGGATCAATAATTGCCAAGACAGAATGTTGATTGGTCAGACTTAAATTCTGGACTCCTATGTTGCATTCCAGGTACAAATGGTTTTATCGGTTGCCAAAATTTGAGAGAAACCGCTTGTGTGGCAAAAATTTCCCCAAGCAGTTACTTTGGCTTCTCCAAAGTTTAAGATAACAGAACTTGAAGCAAAAGGACATTTGAAATTGAGTATAGCCTTGCAATACTATGACTATATAGAGCACAAGGCATCAGGTAAATTTAACAAGCAGTGCCAGTATTGAACACCACCCTGGTTTGATCACCCACCATTTATGAAATTCCTTTGAACTGCTTTATGGAGTATGGATTACTAACAATTTTGAGATtaatgggttttggatgattgcaAGCTTTCAAGAATCTTGCTGGAGGCGTAACACACTGACTGGTCAAGTTACAGAAAAAGTATGATTTGTCTGACACCATTAATTTCTATGACATAATTTCATAACATAGTTTGGACCAAACATGTAGCTCAATATCCTCACACTTAGTCTTTAAACCCACCATATGTGTGATATGTCTTATCGGTCTAATTTGTGATAGCATGTTTGTTTTGTGGATCATTTTTACCAAATGATAACTTACTTCGCCAACTTTATATAAGTTGAAGAAAAAAGGCGTGCTTTGTTGCTGTGTTTTGACAGTGACTAATTCTGCTCGGCATCCTGCAAAGTAGCTGAAAGATGACTAGTAATATCAATACCCCAGCTATACAGGCCGCAGAGAGCTTAAACCTGAGCTTAACTTATAACTTCTGGTGTCATCCTTCTGTGAGGTTTAACAAGGAAACCTCATGCACTAACTTTGGATTTACTTGATCAATTGAGCTAGGGATAATAACGCTATTGGATCCTGAGGTCAGACTGTCAG from Miscanthus floridulus cultivar M001 chromosome 11, ASM1932011v1, whole genome shotgun sequence includes these protein-coding regions:
- the LOC136491243 gene encoding uncharacterized protein — protein: MPPKSKRGGAAAARKAPGARGRMGRAQAAAEEAPAVEEMKAAPSEEVKVAEEAPKVVEEPKRQPSPLLPQQLVVEEKGSDAAANGANRGEDDGVAKETYEEEDKGERLEFEDEPEYEEEAAVDYDEKDLEQYEEQYEDGDEEVEYTEDVVEVETDMVDEELDEGGDDGEGEGYENADEEHHVDVDDEEHNEMVKEHRKRKEFEVFVGGLDKDATENDLRKVFGEVGEITEVRLMMNPVTKKNKGFAFLRYATVEQARRAVSELKNPLVRGKQCGVAPSHDNDTLFVGNICKTWTKEHLKDKLKSYGVESFDDLLLVEDTNNPGMNRGYALLEFSTRPESMDAFRLLQKRDVVFGVDRSAKVSFADSYPQVADEIMAQVRTVFLDGLPPSWDEDRVKKYLKKYGAIEKVELARNMPAAKRKDFGFVTFDTHDNAVACAEGISNSEIGEGDHKAKVRARLSRPLQRPPRMKHGLRGNFRVGHGAPRGGRLPYARAPPPRRPPPRLVRPAVSRLPPLRSHPLKRPIDIRDRSPVMSMPDRARRLPPPERAYDRRPPAPVYPKRSPRREYGRRDELPPSRSRATIDYSSRVPVDRRPSLRDDYSPRGSGYSDLGPHSAPRLSDRRAYADDSYGGKFDRPLPAYREGRGRDYDTISGSKRPYADLDDAPRYQEIGVRQSKARLDYDIGSSARYGDAYSERPGRPHAGYSSSRSIPGHDSAYGSSRHSMSYGGSASSADAGGMYPPSYSGSYGSRGSDVGGSSYSSLYSSGRNLGSSSGGYYGGSGSSSYY